From the Pomacea canaliculata isolate SZHN2017 linkage group LG4, ASM307304v1, whole genome shotgun sequence genome, one window contains:
- the LOC112562651 gene encoding uncharacterized protein LOC112562651, giving the protein MAFSTICILVLMTAAMTRSAMTAPAASLSVMRGHLVRVICDVKATGSSMILERKTDGCNEIQEATVKTNESPESERQQASKEVAVHGFIDTNKNRSFLEISFLEFLPVEIAPNYMCKLFGDGKENNTPNNVTPYRFVQAVDIFRCDLELEKPANDIYMEIVEINGDHESFVGPKKTSIKDVDEGMQQFNGLKNESAGRTTNITVFLRTSYSLIVAQPAERFSSSAKYFCRITRNNEITPRYSPDNNPAQSYKGPKVVDEERNFVWLGYPVLGILLLVVSGLYIRERRMRWRLTQERGGNLLELGDPR; this is encoded by the exons ATGGCTTTCTCTACCATCTGCATCTTGGTTCTGATGACAGCTGCGATGACGAGATCAGCGATGACTGCACCTGCTGCAAGCTTGTCTGTCATGCGCGGACACCTTGTACGAGTCATTTGTGACGTGAAGGCAAC AGGTTCCAGTATGATTCTTGAAAGGAAGACAGATGGGTGCAACGAGATCCAAGAAGCCACTGTCAAAACCAATGAAAGCCCGGAATCTGAGCGACAGCAGGCGTCGAAGGAGGTAGCCGTGCATGGATTCATCGACACAAACAAgaaccgcagctttctggagaTCAGTTTCTTAGAATTTCTTCCTGTTGAGATAGCCCCAAACTATATGTGCAAGTTATTTGGAGAtggtaaagaaaataacacaccAAATAATGTCACACCCTATCGCTTTGTTCAGGCAGTTGATATCTTCAGATGCGACCTTGAGCTCGAGAAGCCAGCCAATGACATCTACATGGAGATCGTAGAGATTAACGGCGACCATGAGAGTTTTGTTGGTCCCAAGAAAACTTCCATCAAGGATGTGGATGAAGGGATGCAGCAGTTCAATGGTTTGAAAAACGAAAGCGCGGGGCGGACGACGAACATCACGGTGTTCTTGCGGACCAGCTATTCTCTGATCGTCGCCCAACCGGCGGAGCGTTTTAGCTCGAGCGCCAAGTACTTCTGCAGAATCACCAGGAATAATGAAATCACCCCTAGATACTCACCTGACAACAATCCTGCACAATCGTACAAGGGACCGAAGGTCGTCGATGAGGAGAGGAACTTTGTGTGGCTGGGCTATCCCGTGCTGGGCATCCTCCTGCTTGTTGTTAGCGGGCTGTACATCAGAGAAAGGCGGATGAGATGGAGACTAACTCAAGAGAGAGGCGGCAACCTGCTAGAGCTGGGTGATCCTCGATAG
- the LOC112562579 gene encoding uncharacterized protein LOC112562579: MAFLAICALLLCVGPMNSMKADGSGPGVTSLVQRSSFLRVSCSATTGKENQITYITLNISKNVSINEQVAFVHASKHGAVHEGLEDVAVHGYINNSGNPPSAYLEISYQELPYANKTFVCGCNFISDTPHKCELNERWEDAVVYVCGTDAAPDDITNIVVVEKNGKSGKNESFVGPNSTSASDVANKMQYWGDSGHERASTWVVVKRSSQMLHVITSHNPDSDSLFCRISTKTGGTEDFPMSLGFILPNSSRVKGDAEAEKSYSWLGYPFLVLILVAVIAAFIVRERNWRSRTRHHQSNTESQNRLIPDPSNGSEVSQV, from the exons ATGGCCTTTCTAGCGATCTGTGCTCTCTTGCTGTGTGTTGGTCCGATGAACTCGATGAAAGCTGACGGAAGCGGGCCAGGTGTCACATCTTTGGTCCAGAGGAGCAGCTTCCTGCGCGTTAGCTGCTCAGCGACTACAGGCAAAGAAAA CCAAATAACGTACATCACCCTCAACATCAGCAAAAACGTCAGCATAAACGAACAGGTGGCATTTGTGCACGCTTCCAAACATGGTGCAGTCCACGAAGGGTTAGAAGACGTCGCCGTACATGGCTACATCAACAACAGCGGCAACCCACCGTCGGCTTACCTCGAGATCAGCTACCAAGAGCTACCTTATGCCAACAAGACCTTTGTGTGCGGCTGCAACTTCATTTCTGACACTCCTCACAAGTGCGAGCTGAACGAACGGTGGGAAGATGCTGTCGTGTACGTCTGCGGCACAGACGCGGCACCTGACGACATCACCAACATCGTGGTGGTGGAGAAGAACGGAAAGAGCGGAAAGAACGAGTCATTCGTTGGGCCCAACAGCACCTCGGCTTCGGATGTTGCTAACAAAATGCAATACTGGGGAGACAGTGGTCATGAGAGAGCGTCCACGTGGGTGGTGGTCAAGAGATCATCGCAGATGCTTCACGTCATCACATCCCATAATCCGGACTCGGACTCGCTCTTCTGCCGCATCAGCACAAAGACGGGGGGAACTGAAGACTTCCCGATGAGCCTGGGGTTCATCCTCCCAAATAGCTCGAGAGTCAAGGGTGATGCCGAGGCTGAGAAAAGCTATAGCTGGCTTGGTTacccttttcttgttttaattctGGTCGCTGTCATCGCGGCGTTCATCGTTAGGGAGCGGAACTGGAGATCCAGAACTCGGCATCATCAATCGAATACGGAGAGCCAAAATAGGTTAATCCCTGATCCGTCGAATGGGTCAGAGGTGAGCCAAGTCTGA